The following are from one region of the Staphylococcus argenteus genome:
- the ylqF gene encoding ribosome biogenesis GTPase YlqF, which yields MVIQWYPGHMAKAKREVSEQLKKVDVVFELVDARIPYSSRNPMIDEVINQKPRVVILNKKDMSNLKEMSKWEQFFIDKGYYPVSVDAKHGKNLKKVEAAAMKATAEKFEREKSKGLKPRAIRAMIVGIPNVGKSTLINKLAKRSIAQTGNKPGVTKQQQWIKVGNALQLLDTPGILWPKFEDEEVGKKLSLTGAIKDSIVHLDEVAIYGLNFLIQNDIERLKAHYKIEVPEDAEILAWFDAIGKKRGLIRRGNEIDYEAVIELIIYDIRNAKIGNYCFDIFKDMTEELANDANN from the coding sequence ATGGTTATTCAATGGTATCCAGGACATATGGCAAAGGCCAAAAGAGAAGTAAGTGAACAGTTAAAAAAAGTAGATGTAGTATTTGAACTTGTAGATGCAAGAATTCCTTATAGTTCTAGGAATCCAATGATTGATGAGGTTATTAACCAAAAACCACGTGTGGTTATTTTAAATAAAAAAGATATGTCAAACTTAAAAGAGATGTCAAAATGGGAACAATTTTTTATTGATAAAGGATACTATCCTGTATCAGTGGATGCTAAGCACGGTAAAAATTTAAAGAAAGTGGAAGCTGCAGCAATGAAGGCGACTGCTGAAAAATTCGAACGAGAAAAATCAAAAGGACTTAAACCACGTGCAATTAGAGCGATGATCGTTGGAATACCAAATGTCGGGAAATCTACTTTAATAAATAAATTGGCAAAACGTAGTATCGCTCAAACTGGTAATAAACCTGGTGTTACAAAGCAACAACAATGGATTAAAGTAGGAAATGCTTTGCAATTATTAGATACGCCTGGAATTCTTTGGCCTAAATTTGAAGATGAAGAAGTAGGTAAAAAGTTAAGTTTAACTGGAGCGATTAAAGATAGTATCGTTCATTTAGATGAAGTAGCTATATATGGATTGAACTTTTTAATTCAAAATGATATTGAACGCTTAAAAGCACATTATAAAATTGAAGTTCCAGAAGATGCAGAGATTTTAGCTTGGTTTGATGCGATAGGTAAAAAACGTGGCTTAATACGTCGTGGAAATGAAATTGATTATGAGGCAGTTATTGAACTGATTATTTATGATATTCGAAATGCAAAAATAGGAAATTATTGTTTTGATATTTTTAAAGATATGACTGAGGAATTAGCAAATGACGCTAACAATTAA
- a CDS encoding ribonuclease HII: MTLTIKEVTQLINAVNTIEELENHECFLDERKGVQNAIARRRKALEKEQALKEKYVVMTYFENEILKENPNAIICGIDEVGRGPLAGPVVACATILNADHNYLGLDDSKKVSVTKRIELNESLKNNVTAFAYGIATAAEIDEFNIYKATQIAMQRAIDGLSVQPTHLLIDAMTLDNALPQVSLIKGDARSVSIAAASIMAKVFRDDYMTQLSKDYPEYGFEKNAGYGTKQHLLAIDDIGIMKEHRKSFEPIKSLL, translated from the coding sequence ATGACGCTAACAATTAAAGAAGTAACGCAGTTGATTAATGCGGTTAATACAATAGAAGAATTAGAAAATCATGAATGCTTTTTAGATGAGCGAAAAGGTGTACAAAATGCCATAGCCAGACGAAGAAAAGCGTTAGAAAAAGAACAAGCTTTAAAAGAAAAGTATGTTGTAATGACTTACTTTGAAAATGAAATATTAAAAGAGAATCCTAATGCTATTATTTGTGGTATTGATGAAGTTGGAAGAGGACCTTTAGCAGGTCCAGTCGTTGCATGCGCAACAATTTTAAATGCAGATCACAATTATCTAGGCCTTGATGACTCGAAAAAAGTATCTGTTACGAAACGCATAGAATTAAATGAGTCTTTGAAAAATAATGTAACTGCATTTGCTTATGGCATTGCAACAGCAGCAGAAATAGATGAATTTAATATTTATAAAGCTACTCAAATCGCCATGCAGCGAGCTATTGATGGATTATCAGTACAACCAACGCATTTATTGATAGACGCGATGACGCTTGATAATGCACTGCCTCAAGTATCTTTAATCAAGGGTGATGCAAGAAGTGTATCTATTGCAGCTGCAAGCATCATGGCAAAGGTTTTTCGTGATGATTATATGACACAGTTATCTAAAGATTATCCTGAATATGGTTTTGAAAAAAATGCGGGTTACGGTACCAAACAACATTTACTAGCAATCGATGATATTGGCATTATGAAAGAGCATAGAAAAAGCTTTGAACCTATAAAATCGTTACTGTAA
- a CDS encoding putative DNA-binding protein: protein MGQNDLVKTLRMNYLFDFYQSLLTNKQRNYLELFYLEDYSLSEIADTFNVSRQAVYDNIRRTGDLVEDYEKKLELYRKFEQRRDIYEQMKQHLNDPEQIKRYIQQLEDLE, encoded by the coding sequence ATGGGCCAAAATGATTTAGTTAAAACATTGCGCATGAACTATCTGTTTGACTTTTATCAATCACTATTGACGAATAAACAACGCAATTATTTAGAATTGTTTTACTTAGAAGATTATTCGTTAAGTGAAATTGCCGATACTTTTAATGTGAGTAGACAAGCAGTTTATGATAATATAAGAAGAACTGGCGATTTAGTTGAAGATTATGAAAAGAAGCTAGAATTATATCGAAAATTTGAGCAACGCCGTGATATATATGAGCAAATGAAACAACATTTAAATGATCCTGAGCAAATAAAACGTTATATTCAACAATTAGAAGACTTAGAATAG
- the sucD gene encoding succinate--CoA ligase subunit alpha, with the protein MSVFIDKNTKVMVQGITGSTALFHTKQMLDYGTKIVAGVTPGKGGQVVEGVPVFNTVEEAKNETGATVSVIYVPAPFAADSILEAADADLDMVICITEHIPVLDMVKVKRYLQGRKTRLVGPNCPGVITADECKIGIMPGYIHKKGHVGVVSRSGTLTYEAVHQLTEEGIGQTTAVGIGGDPVNGTNFIDVLKAFNEDDETKAVVMIGEIGGTAEEEAAEWIKANMTKPVVGFIGGQTAPPGKRMGHAGAIISGGKGTAEEKIKTLNSCGVKTAATPSEIGSTLIEAAKEAGIYESLLTVNK; encoded by the coding sequence ATGAGTGTATTTATAGATAAGAATACTAAAGTAATGGTACAAGGTATTACAGGGTCTACTGCCCTTTTCCATACAAAACAAATGCTTGATTATGGTACGAAAATAGTAGCAGGTGTGACACCTGGTAAAGGTGGTCAAGTTGTTGAAGGCGTTCCTGTTTTCAACACTGTTGAAGAAGCTAAAAATGAAACTGGTGCAACTGTATCAGTCATTTACGTTCCAGCGCCATTTGCTGCAGACTCAATTTTAGAAGCAGCAGATGCAGACTTAGATATGGTTATTTGTATTACTGAACATATCCCAGTTTTAGACATGGTTAAAGTTAAACGCTACTTACAAGGTAGAAAAACGCGTTTAGTTGGTCCAAACTGCCCAGGTGTGATTACAGCAGATGAGTGTAAAATCGGTATCATGCCAGGATATATTCATAAAAAAGGTCATGTAGGTGTAGTATCTCGTTCAGGTACTTTAACATATGAAGCAGTGCATCAATTAACTGAAGAAGGTATTGGACAAACTACAGCTGTCGGCATTGGCGGTGACCCAGTAAATGGTACTAACTTTATTGATGTTTTAAAAGCGTTCAATGAAGATGATGAAACGAAAGCAGTCGTTATGATTGGTGAAATTGGTGGTACAGCTGAAGAAGAAGCAGCTGAATGGATTAAAGCGAATATGACAAAACCAGTTGTAGGCTTTATTGGAGGACAAACTGCACCTCCAGGTAAGCGTATGGGACATGCTGGTGCAATCATTTCAGGTGGTAAAGGCACTGCTGAAGAGAAAATTAAAACATTAAATAGTTGTGGTGTGAAAACAGCGGCAACACCTTCAGAAATTGGTTCAACATTAATTGAAGCTGCTAAAGAAGCAGGTATTTATGAATCATTATTAACAGTTAATAAATAA
- the rpsP gene encoding 30S ribosomal protein S16, whose amino-acid sequence MAVKIRLTRLGSKRNPFYRIVVADARSPRDGRIIEQIGTYNPTSANAPEIKVDEALALKWLNDGAKPTDTVHNILSKEGIMKKFDEQKKAK is encoded by the coding sequence ATGGCAGTTAAAATTCGTTTAACACGTTTAGGTTCAAAAAGAAATCCATTCTATCGTATTGTAGTAGCAGATGCTCGTTCTCCACGTGACGGACGTATCATCGAACAAATCGGTACTTACAACCCAACGAGCGCTAATGCTCCAGAAATTAAAGTTGACGAAGCGTTAGCTTTAAAATGGTTGAATGATGGTGCGAAACCAACTGATACAGTTCACAATATCTTATCAAAAGAAGGTATTATGAAAAAATTCGACGAACAAAAGAAAGCTAAGTAA
- the sucC gene encoding ADP-forming succinate--CoA ligase subunit beta, translated as MNIHEYQGKEIFRSMGVAVPEGRVAFTAEEAVEKAKELNSDVYVVKAQIHAGGRGKAGGVKIAKSLSEVETYANELLGKTLVTHQTGPEGKEIKRLYIEEGCAIQKEYYVGFVIDRATDQVTLMASEEGGTEIEEVAAKTPEKIFKETIDPVIGLSPFQARRIAFNINIPKESVNKAAKFLLALYNVFIEKDCSIVEINPLVTTADGDVLALDAKINFDDNALFRHKDVVELRDLEEEDPKEIEASKHDLSYIALDGDIGCMVNGAGLAMATMDTINHFGGNPANFLDAGGSATREKVTEAFKIILGDENVKGIFVNIFGGIMKCDVIAEGIVEAVKEVDLTLPLVVRLEGTNVELGKKILKDSGLAIEPAATMAEGAQKIVKLVKEA; from the coding sequence ATGAATATCCACGAGTATCAAGGTAAAGAAATATTTCGTTCAATGGGCGTTGCAGTTCCAGAAGGACGAGTAGCATTTACTGCTGAAGAAGCGGTGGAGAAAGCAAAAGAATTAAATTCTGATGTATATGTTGTAAAAGCACAAATTCATGCTGGAGGTAGAGGTAAAGCAGGCGGAGTAAAAATTGCTAAATCTTTATCTGAGGTAGAAACATACGCAAATGAATTATTAGGGAAAACTTTGGTGACACATCAAACTGGTCCAGAAGGTAAAGAAATTAAGCGTTTATATATCGAAGAAGGTTGTGCTATTCAAAAAGAATATTACGTTGGATTCGTTATTGATCGTGCGACTGACCAAGTAACATTGATGGCGTCTGAAGAAGGGGGCACTGAGATTGAAGAAGTTGCTGCGAAGACTCCTGAAAAGATCTTCAAAGAAACTATCGATCCAGTAATCGGACTTTCACCATTCCAAGCAAGACGAATTGCGTTTAATATTAATATTCCTAAAGAATCTGTTAACAAAGCTGCTAAATTCTTATTAGCACTTTATAACGTTTTCATTGAAAAAGATTGTTCAATTGTTGAAATCAACCCATTAGTGACAACTGCTGATGGTGATGTTTTAGCATTAGATGCTAAAATTAATTTTGATGATAATGCATTATTCAGACATAAAGATGTTGTAGAATTACGTGATTTAGAAGAAGAAGATCCGAAAGAGATTGAAGCGTCTAAACATGATTTATCATACATTGCATTAGATGGTGACATCGGATGTATGGTGAATGGTGCAGGTTTAGCCATGGCAACAATGGATACGATTAATCATTTCGGTGGAAACCCAGCCAATTTCTTAGATGCAGGCGGAAGCGCTACTAGAGAAAAAGTTACTGAAGCATTTAAAATCATTTTAGGTGATGAAAATGTTAAAGGTATTTTCGTAAACATTTTCGGTGGCATTATGAAATGTGATGTTATCGCAGAAGGTATCGTTGAAGCTGTAAAAGAAGTAGATTTAACATTACCGCTTGTTGTACGTTTAGAAGGTACAAATGTTGAGTTAGGTAAAAAAATCTTAAAAGACTCAGGATTAGCAATTGAACCAGCAGCAACAATGGCTGAAGGTGCACAAAAAATTGTTAAACTAGTTAAAGAAGCATAA
- the ffh gene encoding signal recognition particle protein: protein MAFEGLSERLQATMQKMRGKGKLTETDIKTMMREVRLALLEADVNFKVVKEFIKTVSERALGSDVMQSLTPGQQVIKIVQDELTKLMGGENTSINMSNKPPTVVMMVGLQGAGKTTTAGKLALLMRKKYNKKPMLVAADIYRPAAINQLQTVGKQIDIPVYSEGDQVKPQQIVTNALQHAKDEHLDFVIIDTAGRLHIDEALMNELKEVKEIAKPNEIMLVVDSMTGQDAVNVAESFDNQLDVTGVTLTKLDGDTRGGAALSIRSVTQKPIKFVGMSEKLDGLELFHPERMASRILGMGDVLSLIEKAQQDVDQEKAKDLEKKMRESSFTLDDFLEQLDQVKNLGPLDDIMKMIPGMNKMKGLDKLNMSEKQIDHIKAIIQSMTPAERNNPDTLNVSRKKRIAKGSGRSLQEVNRLMKQFNDMKKMMKQFTGGGKGKKGKRNQMQNMLKGMNLPF from the coding sequence ATGGCATTTGAGGGCTTATCAGAACGCCTGCAAGCAACGATGCAAAAAATGCGTGGTAAAGGTAAACTTACTGAAACTGACATAAAGACTATGATGCGTGAAGTAAGATTAGCATTACTTGAGGCTGACGTTAACTTTAAAGTTGTAAAAGAATTTATTAAAACAGTTTCAGAGCGTGCTTTAGGTTCGGACGTTATGCAATCACTAACACCGGGTCAACAAGTGATTAAGATTGTACAAGACGAGTTAACGAAGCTAATGGGTGGAGAAAACACATCGATTAATATGTCTAATAAACCACCAACTGTTGTGATGATGGTAGGTTTACAAGGGGCAGGTAAAACAACAACTGCTGGTAAATTAGCATTATTAATGCGTAAGAAATACAACAAAAAACCCATGTTAGTAGCAGCAGATATCTACCGTCCAGCAGCGATTAATCAATTACAAACAGTTGGTAAACAAATTGATATTCCTGTTTATAGTGAAGGAGATCAAGTTAAACCACAACAAATTGTTACGAATGCATTACAACATGCTAAAGATGAACATTTAGACTTTGTAATCATTGATACAGCAGGTCGATTACACATTGATGAAGCATTGATGAATGAACTGAAAGAAGTTAAAGAAATTGCTAAACCCAATGAAATCATGCTTGTTGTAGATTCAATGACTGGTCAAGATGCTGTCAACGTTGCAGAGTCATTTGACAATCAATTAGATGTGACTGGTGTGACTTTGACAAAATTAGACGGAGACACTCGTGGTGGTGCAGCTTTATCTATTCGTTCAGTAACTCAAAAACCAATTAAATTTGTAGGTATGAGTGAGAAATTAGATGGTTTAGAACTATTCCATCCTGAACGTATGGCATCACGAATTTTAGGTATGGGTGATGTATTAAGTTTAATTGAAAAAGCGCAACAAGATGTGGATCAAGAAAAAGCAAAAGACTTAGAGAAAAAGATGCGTGAGTCATCATTTACGTTAGATGATTTCTTAGAACAACTTGATCAAGTGAAAAATTTAGGACCACTGGATGATATTATGAAAATGATTCCAGGTATGAACAAAATGAAAGGGCTAGATAAGCTTAATATGAGTGAAAAGCAAATTGATCATATTAAAGCGATTATCCAGTCTATGACACCAGCTGAAAGAAACAATCCAGATACATTAAACGTGTCGCGTAAGAAGCGTATTGCTAAAGGTTCTGGACGCTCATTACAAGAAGTTAATCGCTTAATGAAACAATTTAACGATATGAAAAAAATGATGAAACAATTTACTGGTGGCGGTAAAGGTAAAAAAGGTAAACGAAATCAAATGCAAAATATGTTAAAAGGTATGAACTTACCATTTTAA
- the rimM gene encoding ribosome maturation factor RimM (Essential for efficient processing of 16S rRNA) has protein sequence MRVEVGQIVNTHGIKGEIKVKSNSDFTDIRFQPGQVLTVVYNNKDIEYTVKSHRVHKGLHMLTFEGINNINDIEHLKGSSIYQERDHEDIELEENEFYYSDIIGCTVFDNEGTPIGRVINIFETGANDVWVIKGAKEYLIPYIADVVKEVDVENKKIIITPMEGLLE, from the coding sequence ATGAGAGTTGAAGTCGGGCAAATTGTTAATACACACGGCATTAAAGGTGAAATAAAAGTGAAATCCAATTCAGACTTTACAGATATTCGTTTTCAACCAGGTCAAGTGTTGACAGTTGTATATAATAATAAAGATATTGAATATACAGTTAAGTCACATAGAGTGCACAAAGGTCTACATATGCTGACATTTGAAGGAATCAATAATATCAATGATATTGAACATTTAAAAGGAAGTTCAATTTATCAAGAACGTGATCATGAAGATATAGAACTTGAAGAGAATGAATTTTATTATTCAGATATTATTGGTTGTACAGTCTTTGATAATGAAGGCACGCCAATCGGTCGAGTTATTAACATTTTTGAAACAGGCGCAAATGATGTCTGGGTAATAAAAGGCGCAAAAGAATATTTAATACCATACATTGCTGACGTTGTAAAAGAAGTTGATGTTGAAAATAAAAAAATCATCATTACACCGATGGAAGGATTATTAGAATAA
- a CDS encoding YfhO family protein, with protein MLKKMLNKNAKQFFFITFISLILTIILFSTYIYDYFVDGIVFSGSGDGFRQMMPFQMYLYEHLSSFSNLYDASFGLGGDYLKGLSYYYSLSPLMWLNFLFIKIGETFGIFNPTTIHFWPTNQLIMAMLRAIITFVTTFYLFKTLRFKRSTNVIATILYGMSTVVIYFNFTWSFYGNLLYLLPLSILGLERYFQQRKIGIFIVAIALTLFSNFYFSYYQAIIIGCYYLYRLIFSYKYDIVSRKQKLICVITATILSTMSSSFGLFTGVSAFLENDRQQNPNVNIPFLTPIDYHYFFFSDGFYITISILTIIALFSFKLYSYYFYRLFAILTWVLFIGSLSQYFDSAFNGFSFPERRWVYILALSSSALCGLFIQHFSILNIKYYLIRAIPVSMIALLYVLLSPTHPRALIVGIIILIMIAVIFKFDLWRYKKVTITTLVFVVVIQQMVIINENKDIAIKPYQQSLSSMKQHDYHSSYINQLIKNINHSAKDPLNRIDYMSDYALNSPFIYHYNGISIYSSIFNGDILKYYDKSLQINMPIDKNSTYRLLGNRQNLMSLWNVKGRIRTNRDDNLPYGFNIVSEHNENKVHWIHSKNKIQYPSAHITNKVFYNKDLKSPLDKEQAMLQGIVSNNAKDANTHFIANKNLLSNSKINLNDAKWQSSTKHLLKVKQKNGGLTLQLPKSVSNKYKDLYLEMDLELLSPDKTHAVKLNEYTQERNKLTYKYRRFVTPVTMRIKSSDSIKLSLPKGTYRVNLKGLYGEDYSTLQHASNSLEAVKVSKTKKGYTITKNKNSSGYIVLPMAYTKGMKAKSADQSLKVEQVNGVMTGIKAPKNVTKIYLSYQPPHFNLLISITILGILCSIIFTRWIIRK; from the coding sequence ATGTTAAAAAAGATGCTAAATAAAAATGCAAAACAATTCTTTTTCATAACTTTCATAAGCTTGATTCTAACAATCATATTATTTTCTACTTATATTTATGATTATTTTGTTGATGGTATAGTTTTTAGTGGATCTGGAGATGGATTCCGACAAATGATGCCATTTCAAATGTATTTGTATGAACATCTGAGTAGTTTTTCAAATTTATATGATGCATCTTTTGGCTTAGGTGGCGATTATCTTAAAGGACTATCATATTATTATTCACTGTCACCTTTAATGTGGCTAAATTTCCTATTCATTAAAATTGGTGAAACGTTCGGTATATTTAATCCGACAACCATACATTTTTGGCCAACAAATCAACTTATTATGGCAATGCTACGAGCAATCATAACATTTGTCACGACCTTCTATCTTTTTAAAACTTTAAGATTTAAGCGTTCGACAAATGTGATTGCCACAATTTTATATGGTATGTCTACAGTTGTTATTTATTTTAATTTCACTTGGTCATTTTATGGTAATTTACTATATTTATTACCATTATCGATTCTCGGTTTGGAAAGATATTTTCAACAACGCAAAATCGGTATTTTCATTGTTGCGATAGCCCTAACACTATTTAGCAATTTTTATTTCAGTTATTATCAAGCTATTATTATAGGTTGCTACTATTTATACCGACTCATTTTCAGCTACAAATATGACATTGTTTCAAGAAAGCAAAAACTAATTTGTGTAATTACGGCAACGATTTTAAGTACAATGTCTAGCTCATTTGGATTATTTACTGGAGTTTCTGCATTTTTAGAAAACGATAGACAACAAAATCCCAATGTCAACATACCATTTTTGACACCAATCGATTATCACTATTTCTTCTTTAGCGATGGTTTTTACATTACAATTTCAATATTAACCATTATTGCACTATTTTCATTCAAGCTATATAGTTATTACTTTTATAGGCTATTCGCTATACTAACATGGGTCTTATTTATTGGTTCATTATCACAGTATTTCGACAGTGCTTTTAATGGATTTTCATTTCCAGAAAGACGATGGGTGTATATCTTAGCATTATCATCAAGCGCACTTTGCGGATTATTCATCCAACATTTTTCAATATTGAATATAAAATATTATTTAATCAGAGCAATTCCAGTGAGCATGATTGCATTACTTTATGTATTATTATCACCGACACATCCACGTGCACTTATAGTAGGAATTATCATTCTCATCATGATTGCCGTAATTTTTAAATTTGATTTATGGCGTTATAAAAAAGTCACTATTACTACGTTAGTGTTTGTCGTCGTAATTCAACAAATGGTAATTATAAATGAAAATAAAGATATAGCCATCAAGCCTTATCAACAATCGCTATCCTCAATGAAACAACATGATTATCACAGTAGCTATATTAACCAGCTAATTAAAAACATTAACCATAGTGCAAAAGATCCATTAAATCGCATCGATTATATGTCTGATTATGCATTAAACTCGCCATTTATTTATCATTATAATGGCATTTCAATATATTCTAGTATTTTTAATGGTGACATTTTAAAATATTATGACAAATCACTCCAAATTAATATGCCGATTGATAAAAATAGTACTTATCGTCTACTTGGTAATCGTCAAAATTTAATGTCACTTTGGAATGTTAAAGGTCGTATCAGAACGAATCGAGATGATAATTTGCCATATGGTTTTAATATTGTTTCTGAACATAATGAAAATAAAGTACATTGGATTCACTCTAAAAATAAGATTCAATATCCAAGTGCACATATCACGAATAAGGTATTTTATAATAAAGATTTAAAATCCCCATTAGATAAAGAACAAGCAATGTTACAAGGGATTGTTTCAAATAACGCTAAAGATGCAAATACTCATTTTATAGCCAATAAAAACCTATTATCGAATTCTAAAATTAACTTAAATGATGCAAAATGGCAATCTTCAACGAAACATTTATTAAAGGTGAAACAAAAAAATGGCGGGTTAACATTACAGTTACCAAAGTCAGTTTCAAATAAATATAAAGATTTGTATTTGGAAATGGATTTAGAGTTGCTTTCACCTGATAAAACACATGCTGTTAAATTAAACGAATATACTCAAGAAAGAAACAAGCTTACTTATAAGTATCGTCGTTTCGTCACACCTGTTACGATGCGCATTAAATCTTCTGACTCTATCAAATTATCCTTACCTAAAGGTACATATCGCGTGAATTTAAAAGGATTATATGGTGAAGATTACAGCACGTTGCAGCACGCTTCTAATTCATTAGAGGCTGTAAAAGTTAGTAAAACTAAAAAAGGTTACACTATTACTAAAAATAAAAATTCTTCTGGCTATATAGTTTTACCAATGGCATACACTAAAGGTATGAAAGCGAAATCTGCTGATCAAAGCCTTAAAGTTGAACAAGTAAATGGTGTTATGACTGGTATTAAAGCACCTAAAAATGTAACAAAGATTTATTTAAGTTATCAACCACCTCATTTTAACTTACTTATATCAATTACTATCTTGGGTATTTTATGTAGTATTATTTTTACGAGATGGATAATACGAAAATGA
- the trmD gene encoding tRNA (guanosine(37)-N1)-methyltransferase TrmD, with protein sequence MKIDYLTLFPEMFDGVLNHSIMKRAQENGKLQANTVNFRDYAVNKHNQVDDYPYGGGQGMVLKPEPVFNAMEDLDVTEQTRVILMCPQGEPFSHQKAVELSNAEHIVFICGHYEGYDERIRTHLVTDEISMGDYVLTGGELPAMTMTDAIVRLIPGVLGNEQSHQDDSFSDGLLEFPQYTRPREFKGLTVPDVLLSGNHANIDAWRHEQKLIRTYNKRPDLIEKYPLTKVDKQILERYKLGLKKD encoded by the coding sequence ATGAAAATAGATTATTTAACTTTATTTCCTGAAATGTTTGATGGCGTCTTAAATCATTCAATTATGAAGCGTGCCCAAGAAAATGGTAAATTGCAAGCTAATACAGTTAATTTTAGAGATTATGCAGTTAATAAACATAATCAAGTTGATGATTATCCATATGGTGGGGGACAGGGCATGGTATTAAAGCCAGAACCTGTTTTTAATGCAATGGAAGACTTAGATGTCACAGAACAAACACGCGTTATTTTAATGTGCCCACAAGGTGAACCATTTTCACATCAGAAAGCTGTTGAATTAAGTAACGCTGAACACATTGTATTCATATGTGGACATTATGAAGGTTACGATGAACGTATCCGAACACATCTTGTTACAGATGAAATATCAATGGGTGACTATGTGTTAACTGGCGGTGAGTTACCAGCAATGACAATGACTGATGCTATTGTTAGACTTATTCCGGGAGTTTTAGGTAATGAACAGTCACATCAAGACGATTCATTTTCAGATGGTTTATTAGAATTCCCGCAATATACACGTCCTCGTGAATTTAAAGGTCTAACTGTACCAGATGTCTTATTATCTGGGAATCATGCCAATATAGATGCATGGCGACATGAACAAAAGTTAATACGCACGTATAACAAACGACCGGATTTAATTGAAAAATATCCATTAACTAAAGTAGATAAGCAAATTTTAGAAAGATATAAATTAGGATTGAAAAAAGACTAG
- the rplS gene encoding 50S ribosomal protein L19, translating into MTNHKLIEAVTKSQLRTDLPSFRPGDTLRVHVRIIEGTRERIQVFEGVVIKRRGGGVSETFTVRKISSGVGVERTFPLHTPKIEKIEVKRRGKVRRAKLYYLRSLRGKAARIQEIR; encoded by the coding sequence ATGACAAATCACAAATTAATCGAAGCAGTAACTAAATCACAATTACGTACAGACTTACCAAGTTTCCGTCCAGGTGATACTTTACGTGTACACGTACGTATCATTGAGGGTACTCGTGAGCGTATCCAAGTATTCGAAGGCGTTGTAATTAAACGTCGTGGCGGTGGCGTTTCTGAAACGTTTACAGTTCGTAAAATTTCATCAGGTGTTGGTGTGGAACGTACATTCCCATTACACACTCCTAAAATTGAAAAAATCGAAGTTAAACGTCGTGGTAAAGTACGTCGTGCTAAATTATATTACTTACGTAGTTTACGTGGTAAAGCTGCTAGAATCCAAGAAATTCGTTAA